The Chloroflexota bacterium DNA segment GTTCTGACAAAGCGCGGGAAACACCGAGCATTACGTCGGAAGCTGGAGGGCCAATCGTGCTCGGCACACGCGCTGCTCCAGCCAATCGAAACTCGCCTTCAATGCGCTCCAAGAGCGAAACACGCGTGCTAAACGTGCCAACGTCTGCAATGAGCGTCGAGGAGGATTCCGCAATCTCAGACATGCAATTGGTTATGAACGTGAGGGACTACTTGCTTGCGGTGTCATTGTACCTGCCATGGTAGGTTTGCGTGGAGCCGTCTGTCAACTATGCGGAATCGGGCAAGGACTGCGTGAGGTTGACAAGCGAACGGCTTTTCACGTTCCTTGCTTGGGCTTTGACGCTGGCGTTACGGCGCTGCTAGACTCAGTGCATGTACAACTCTTGCGAAGGCTTGCGTTCTCGCTGTGACGATTTCAAGCGGCACGAGTGCAAGGACTAAGGCAAAGACAGGTCCGCGACTAGGTGATTGTACGTTCGCGGTGTGGAGAGGTAGCCAAGTGGTCGAAGGCGCTCGCCTGGAGAGCGAGTAGGCGCCACAAGCGCCTCGTGGGTTCGAATCCCACCCTCTCCGCCACAGTTCTCGGTCTAAGGCTTTTTGGGCAATGCAAGAGGCACCTATTCGCCTAGGGCGATGTTGCCTCAGCGCAAAGTCAGACCTTGGCGGCAAGTTAGAGTTTCTTTGCCGTCGCTGAGTTTAGTCTCGTTCCTTCAGGCAGTTTCAGTTGCCGACTTTGGTCAATCGACAGAACTTGAGCCGGTTCTTGGCCGGCGCGTACATGGCATGTGCCTTTCCGCAACGCAGTGAGGAGAAGATCGCAGAGAATGGGAAATTCAGTCCGCTTACGCATCGCGCCCAGTCCTACCGGTAATCTCCATGTTGGCAATGCCCGCACGGCACTGTTTAACTACCTTTACGCCCGCCAAACCGGTGGGGTCTTTATACTCCGCATCGATGACACCGATGCCAAGCGCTCCACGGAAGCGGATATCGAGGGCGTGCTGTCTAGTTTCCGCTGGTTGGGCCTTGACTGGGACGAAGGATTTGCCGCGGGCGGTGAATTTGGGCCTTACCGCCAGAGTGAGCGACTCCCACTCTACCAAGGCTTTACTGAAAAGCTCTTGGAAAACGGCAAGGCATACCGTTGCTGGTGCACTCCGGAAGAGCTTGACAGTCTGCGCAAACAGGCGCAACGGGAGCGCCGCCCATTTCGATACCCCCAGACGTGCCTTCACCTTTCGGCTGCGGAGCGGGCGGCCCGGGAACGCTCTGGAGACTCGTCCGTCGTGCGGTTTCATTCTCCCCATGAGGGTACGGTCGAGTTTGTGGACCTTGTTCGCGGCGAAATGAAGGTTGCTGCCGAAGAGCTCGACGACCTGGTGATCGTGCGCGCCGACGGTATGCCGACGTACAATTTTGCGTCGGTTATTGACGACAGCCTTATGCACATTTCCCACGTTATCCGCGGGGCCGACCATCTTTACAATACGCATCGCCAGATTCCAATTGCCCGTGCCCTCGGATTTGATTTGCCGGCGTACGCGCACCTTCCTCTATTGACCAATCCCGACCGCACGAAACTGGGGAAGCGCTCCGGGGCAGTGCTTGTAGGCGACTACGCGAAACTAGGGTACCTGCCCGAGGCAGTATTAAATTTCTTGGCGTTGCTGGGCTGGAACCCAGGCGATACTCAGGAAGTGTTTAGTCTGAGCGAGCTTGCTGCAGCCTTTAGCCTGGAGCGGGTGAATAAAGCTAACGCAGTATTTGAACTCCAAAAGCTCATTTGGCTCAATGGCGTCTATATCCGAAGTCTGGCGATACAAGATCTGACTGAACGCAGTGTCCCGTTCTTGGCGGATGCGGGGTTAATCGAACCGGATAACGTCGATATGGACTATCTCCGCGAGGCTGTCGGACTTGAGCAAGAGCGCTTGAAGAATCTGGCGGAAGCACCTTCAATCCTTGATTTCTTCTTCGCGGAAAACGTGGCCCCGGATCCAAAATCTCTCATCGCCAAGAAGCAGACACCCACGGCCTCGCTTGGTGCGTTGAAGCGCGTACTTGAAGGGCTTGAGTTACTTGAGAAATGGGACCATGAGCCAATTGAATCGTGCTTGCGCGGCCTGGCAACCGAGTTGGGATGGAAGGCGGGTCAGCTCTTCATGCCAATTCGTGTGGCAATTACGGGCAAGACCGCCACGCCTCCGCTATTCGAGACGATGGTTGTGCTTGGTCGCCAAAGAACGCTTAAGAGGATAGACTCTGCAATCGGCACTCTTGCTGCGACCATTGGAGAGTGCGCGTGAGCGGTCTTATGGCGTCTGGGTGCAATCCAATTGGTCCACACGAAGCACCAAATTCGGCAAGGGGTTGAGTGAGAGTTTCAGTCGTTTCTGGTCTGTGTCTGAGGGTGGGTCAGTTTCCTTGTAGCGCGATGCGACACTCAAGTGCGCTCAGGAGGAAACTTGGCGAAGGCGCTAGTTACCCTAACCCATGCGAACCGTCCATTGTTAAGTCGGTCCGATACGGGCTACGCCGCTGTCTGCGAGCCGGTACCGCGATTTCTGTGGTTCGTTAGCGGGCAGCGAGAGAGTGTAGGATGTTCTCGTCAATCAAGGTGGCAGCAATATCACTGCGGCCGAAGAAGTGGGATAAGCCCGCCAACGCCGCAAAGATGGAACGGCTGATTCGCACAGCGGCCGCAGAGAGTCCTGATGTCATCGTGACGATCGAGGGAGCCTTCGAGGGTTACGTTGTCTATGACGTCATTGAAGGCAGGAAATCGGCCGACGAGATGTTGGAGATTGCTGAACCATTGGATGGTCAGTATGTTGCGCGTTTTCGGCAGTTGGCGGGATTACTTCGTGTGTGTCTCTGCTTTGGCTTCGCCGAACGAGTAGGCAACGAGATTTACAACACGGTGGTATTCATCGATCATACGGGGGAGATTTGCGGTTCCTACCATAAGAGCCAGTTCGCGGAGGGCACGCATTCCTCGTGGAATTTCAACCGGATAGGCAAGAGGCTGCGCGCGTTCGATACACCGTTTGGCCGCGCTGGAGTGCTCATATGCAACGATCGGTGGAATCCCTTGATTGCGCGCGCAATCGTTCTCGACGGAGCGCAAATCCTTTACATTCCTACCTATGGGAACACTAGCAAGGCGCAAAACCAGGCGGTTCTGGCTCGGGCGCGCGAGAACGGCGTGCCCATCGTTCAGGCCAACGTAGGGCAGAATCTCGCAGTCAACAAAGGGGAGATGGTCGCGTATCAGCGCGGGTTCGATAAGATCACGCACGCGACGGTGGATATACCGGCTGCCCCGTCGACTACAGCGGCCCGGTCCCTCGAGCAAGAATATCTCACGCTCCAAGGTCCTGAAATGCAACGGCGGTACCGGGAAACGATGGCAAAACTCAAGGAAGCCAGAGTGGAATAGGCACGCTATTGCCGGCTAATCATCGAGGACTGCAGTGGCTTCCACCTCTATCAGGATATCGTTCATTTGCACGCCCACGGTCGTGCGGGCAGGAGGATACTCGCCGAAAAAGGTCTTGTAAACGCTATCCATCTCCGCGAAGCCATCCATATCAGCAAGATAGACGTTGACCTTGACCACGTTGCGAATGTCACCGCCGTGACCCTCTACGATATTCTTGATGTTCTGCAAGGTGATTTGACACTGCTCGGCAAGAGTCTCGCCCTCGATTTCCCCGCTTTGAGGATCGAGTGGCCCCTGGCCTGCTATGAAAAGCAAATTGCCCGCGCGCACTGCTTGTGAGTATGTGCCGGCAGGTCGCGGCCCTTTCGGGCTATACAATCGATCGACACGCATGGGTAATCTCCCCTCTGCTGTGCAGTTTGGCATAATTTGTCGGTGCGAGGAATTGCGCGAAGAACAGTGTACCATAGGGTGGGAAGCTGCTAAATAGTGACCCTGTAGGTCGCTACGGGCCATGAAGACTTGTACAGTGGGATGCATTGTCAAGTTTGAAAGTGTCTTGATCGCTGGACGTGCTGGCAAGCTGTTAGTGTGCTAGAATGTATTGGATTGAGAGTGATTAGGTAGGATGAAGTTCTACCTATGGGCTGTTCGTTCGGTTCCCCCTTTGTGATACTTTGGCTCCCCCAAGAGCATTTGTGGATGTGAGATAGGCTATGCCGCTCTCTTCTTGGCGTTCAAGCATACTAGGTCCCTTTAGTTCGTTCCTTGGTCTATTTTCTCAAGACCTGGGAATCGATTTGGGCACGGCAAACATGCTGGTGTATGCCAAGGATAGGGGTGTCATCGTTTCCGAGCCCTCAGTGGTTGCGATGGACATGCGGACGAAGCGAGTGCTCGCCGTCGGCGCGGAAGCGAAACGGATGGTTGGGCGTACGCCGGCAAGCATCGTTGCGGTACGTCCTCTCAAGGACGGGGTCATTGCTGACTTCGAAACTGTTGAGACAATGCTCCGATACTTCATCGACCGCGTGCATACTAGCTTTCAATTGGTCCCCCGACCTCGCGTAATTGTTGGCATACCAAGTGGTGTGACCGAGGTGGAAAAGCGCGCTGTCCAGGATGCCGCTATCAACGCGGGTGCGCGCGAGGCCTATTTGATCGAGGAACCAATGGCTGCGGCTATTGGCGCGGGCCTGCCGGTAGATGAACCGGCCGGCAACATGATTGTCGACATAGGTGGAGGAACCACTGAAGTGGCGGTCGTATCCTTGGGCGGTATCGTGGTGAGCCGCTCTGTGCGCGTCGCTGGTGATGAAGTGGACCAGACTATAATCGACTATGCCCGTCAGGCCTACGATCTTCTCATTGGTGAACGCACTGCAGAGGAGACCAAGATTGCTGTGGGGTCAGCCTATCCGTTGCCGGATGAACAGGACAAGGTGTACGAGATGCGGGGCCGAGACATGCTGTCGGGCCTCCCGAAGACGGTCACGGTGACGCAAGCGGAAATGCGTGAAGCGATCGCGGGCCCAGTGAGCGATATTATCGAAGCAGTGAAAGTATCGGTTGAGGAAACTCCCCCTGAGCTTCTTGGCGATGTCGTGGATCGGGGAATTGTGCTCACTGGCGGTGGAGCGCTTTTAGGCGGGATAGACAGCCGGATCTCTGAAGAAACGCTTGTTCCGGTGGTCATTGCGGAAAACGCCCTTACCTGCGTAGCGCTGGGAACGGGAGCGTGCCTCGACGATATCGAGTCTTACCAGAAGCTCTTCGTTTCCGATTCACGTGAGTACGCGCATGTAACCTCTTGACCTTGGCTTGGTACCTGAGACATAATGCGTGACTTCAACGTTCAGCCGCAAGCACTGGCTCTACGGCTTGCGCTCCTAGTCATTGCCGCGGTATTGCTCGTCTTCCTTTCCCGACAGGGCTGGCTTCGCCCTGTGGAAAATGCCGTATCATTCGTTGCTGTGCCAGTTCAGCGTGCCCTCGACAGCACTACCGGCGCGGCTGCCTATGTCTTAGGTTCGTTCCAAGAGACGCGTAACCTCCGTGAGGAGAATGCCGCACTCCGTCGTGATGTGGAGAACCTCTTTCAGGAAGTCGTAAGTCTCCGCGGTGCAAAGATTGAAAACCGCACATTGCGCGAGCAACTGGGATATGTGCAAACGACTTCTGAGTGGGACTTGCTACCTGCCCAGGTCGTTGGGAGAGACCCGACCAACCTATTGGATTCCATCATTATCGATCGCGGAAGCAATGGTGGGCTGGAGAGAGGTATGGTCGTGGTGACCCATCTCGGAGTCGTGGGCAAAGTCACCAGTGTCACATCGCATTGGTCAAAGGTTCAGCTCATTACAAGCCCTTCAATGGCGGTGAATGCTGTTGTTCAGGGCGGCCCTCGCCGAGCCTTCGGCATTGTTTACGGCACACCCGACGGACTGCAAATGCGATATATCTTGCAGACCGAGGAGCTTAGCGAGCACGATCTTATCGTGACAAGTGGTGTGGGCGGTGGCTATCCGAAAGACTTTGTATTGGGCAAAGTCGTAAACGTGCAGCAAGAGGACTATGAAGTCTTCCAAACTGCAGTAATCGAACCGTATGTGGATTTCTCGCAGTTGGAATATGTGATGGTGGTAGCGAATTTCGTGCCGCTGCCGCTGGAGGAGAGAGACATCACGGGGCCCAATTTATGAATGACGTTTCACGTCCTGCCATCGTTATTTTGATGCTGGTGGCTGCCGTGGTGCAAACAAGCGTCGTGTGGCATTTTCCGCTGTTTGGCATTGTTTGGCTGCCCATGCTGCAAATTGTGACCTTCTTAGCACTTTGGTATGGCCCGGCAGGCGGCGCTGGTTGGGGTTTCGTAGGAGGGTTGCTCCTGGATGTCTTTTCCGATGCGCATTGGGGATTGAGTGCCCTTGCACTGACAATTGCGGGCTTCGTGGGAGGATTCGCGATCAGCGTCGTTCAACCAAACCGAGCAGTGCTGGCGGCAGTCACGGCAATTTGGGTAATTGCGGTCTATTTTGTCCTACTTGGCGCTCTGTTAATTACATTCGACCATAGATTTTCGTTTCGCGATATGCTCTTGGAGATGGCGTTGCCAACGGCGATACTCAACGCGCTCTTTGCTCCATTGGTAGTCTTCGTTGGATTTCGCTTTCTCGAAGTGGCCTCAGGGAGTCCGGGTATCAGGAGGCGATAGTGGCCGAGGAGAAGAGATTACTGACACGGCGAGAGGCAATACGCTTCTATCTGCTCCGCATCGTTCTGTTGGGGTCATTTCTCGCGCTCGTCGCTCGGTTGTGGTACATCCAAATCGTTCGAGGGCCGGAGTATCGCAACCAGGCGGAGAACAACAGGCTACGTGTGCTCTCTGTCAAGCCATTTCGCGGCGTCATTTATGATTGGAACGGACAACGGGTAGCCATCAATGCGCCCAGCTTTAGCGTAGAGGCGCGTATGATCGACTTGCCGCGGGACGAGACGGAGAACGTGGCGAGACGTCTTGCAAGGCTTCTCGACATGCCGGCGCCTACAATCTTGGAATTGATGGCTGAAGGCTCATCGAATCCGTATCAGCAAACCGTCTTGAAACGTGACGTACCACGTCATGTTGCCCTCGTAATCGAGGAGGAGAACCCGTATCTTCCGGGCATCTCTGCCGTGAGCCGACCAATTCGCAAGTATGCTGATGGGGATAGCGTAGGTCACGTTCTCGGGTATGTCGGTCCAATTCCCCACGAGCGAAGAGAGTTTTACCTGAATCGGGGGTATGAGCGGGATGACCAGGTAGGCATTGCCGGGATAGAATCCATCTATGAGACAGAACTCAATGGTGAGAAGGGCCAGCGAAACGTTGAGGTGAATGCGTATGGCCGCACCGTACGCGTACTGCGTGAATCTCCTTCCCAACCCGGGAACAACATTGTGTTGGGAATGGACTTGGATCTCCAAGAAGCCGTCACTGAAATGCTCCATGAAGGGCTTGTCGAGTCAGGAGCGCCATCCGGCGCGGTTGTAGCCTTGGATGTCGCAAGTGGGGCAGTTCGGGCCCTGGTTAGCTTGCCGGGATTCGATAACAATCTGTTTGCCCGGTCAATATCACAAGATGACTACCAACGACTTGCCAACGATCCGTCGCGGCCTTTAGTCAATCAGACCATTGCCGGACTTTACCCGCCAGCCTCCACCTTTAAGCTTGTTAGTCTCGCGCATTGGCTGGAAAACTACAATCTAGACTTGGAAATGCGATTTGAGTGTCGGGGTGGGCTAACGCTTCCTGGCGGATGGGAATTTGGCTGCTGGAAACGCAGCGGACATGGCTTTGTCAACGCATATGAAGCCTTAGTCCGCTCTTGCGACGTTTTCTTCTACACCTTGGTCGGCGGGAGCCCCTATACGGAATTTGGAGGGATTGGGCCTGAGGCGCTCGCGCAAGCCGCCACCTCCTGTGGCTTTGGGCAAGTTACGGGCATTGATCTCCCAGGCGAGCTGGAAGGTCTCATGCCCACACCAGAGCGCAAACAGCGCATAAAGAATGAGCCTTGGTTCCAAGGCGACTCCTACAATTCCGCCATTGGACAGGGCGATGTCCTCAGCACGCCGCTGCAACTTGCGAATTTTACTGCGGCTATTGCAAATGGCGGCAAGTTGATGTACCCTAGAATGGCTGCTGAGATTCAGGACGCCAATGGCGAGCAGGTGCAGCCAATCACACGGCGGTTGGCTCACAATCTGCCTTATTCTGCAGAGGTGCTAGCCCTAATCCGAAATGCAATGCGTGACGTGGTGGTTCGCGGTACTGCAATCCGGATAGCTTCAAACCCGTACGGAATTGCCGGAAAGACCGGCACCGCAGAGTACCCCGGCCCCCGTGATGAGAACGGATACTTGCCGACACACGCACTTTTCACGGGATTTGCGCCATTTGACGTACCAGAGATTGCTTTTGCCGTGGTGCTTTACGGCGCAGGTGAGGGCTCTGAGTTCGCAGCCCCAATCGCAGATAAGTTGACCCGCTTCTACTTCGAGTCTGCCGGGAAGGCTCAGCAATAGCATGATTGCTGTACGCAAGTGGAAACTATACGACTACTGGCTGACAATTGCTGCAATTGTCCTAGGCGCTGTCGGCATAGTGCTCATTCGCAGCGCGACACTCATTGAGTCCGGGATGTCCGTGGACGTCATCAAGCAGACGGCGTTCTTGGGCATGGGCATCGTGATCTTAGTCATTTCCCCCAGGCTGAATTACCGCTGGCTCGGCAGCTTAGCTTGGATAGGCTATGGCGCATCCGTGCTAATGCTTGCCGCGGTGCTTGTTGCCGGTGTGTCCATTGGGGGTTCCCAGCGGTGGTTCATAATTGGACCCTTCTCCCTGCAGCCTTCCGAACTTGCAAAGATTGCCTTGATTGTGGTGCTTGCCCACTACTTTAGCGCTGGGCCGCACCGGGTTGAAGACATTCGCTATTTCTTCGGTTCTATAGTTATCACTGCTATTCCGGCTTTCTTGGTGTATAGAGAACCGGACCTTGGTACCACGCTGATGTTCCTCGGCATATGGGGGGCGATGGTATTTATGGCAGGGGTGCCGTTCCGGTACATCATCGCTATGTCCGTTGGTTTGCTGTGCGCAGTTTTCTTGCAGCTCATTCGCGTAAAAGAGTACATGTGGGAGCGCGTAACGACGTTCCTTGATCCTTCAGCGGACCCTTTTGGCGCCGGCTACAATGTGCTCCAAGCGCGCATAAGTGTTGGCGCCGGTGAGCTTTGGGGCCGGGGTCTGTTTCAGGGCTCGCAGACCCAGTTGGAGTACCTGCGCGTGCAACATAAGGACTTCGTTTTCGCTGTCCTGGCAGAAGAACTTGGATTCGTGGGCAGCATGCTCGTGCTTGGACTGTTTGTAGTGATTCTCATGCGCGCTTCGCTGATTGCCACAAGCTCACGCGACCACTTCGGCCAGAATATCGCCGTGGGAGTTACAACGTTTTTATTCCTACAGACGTTTGTCAACGTGGGAATGATAATTGGATTGCTGCCTGTTACCGGAATTCCGTTGCCTTTCCTCTCATACGGCGGCAGCGCCTTGTTAGCTACCTTCTTAGGCATTGGCTTATTGCAGAGCATCGCCGTCCACAGTCAGGTGAAGACGTACGCCATGCCCCCGGTCTTCCAGGTTCCGGCGCGGGCAAGGCTGCGGTTGCTGCCTTGGAAGACGCAGCCTGCTGAGGAGTCTCGGGGCTCCTAGCGAATCCACACGATTCGCGTGTGGAACTTACCTTCACCGTCTAGTCACTCGTCGCCCCGGCGTGCCAAGCGCCTGCTGGCTGTTTCAAGGCCCAAGCAAGCCACCTGCGCGGCGCAAGCGGTTTAGGAATTCTCTATCACCTCAGGATTGAGGATGGTGGGAGGACGATCGCCGGCAATTGCGGCCAAGATGTTGTTCGCTGCCAGTTCAGACATATCGCTACGGGTATTGAAGCTGGCACTCGCAATATGCGGCGCGATCAGGCAATTGTCCAGCGTGAGAAGCGGATCGTCCATAGGAATTGGCTCAGGATCCGTAACGTCGAGCCCGGCCGCCCATATCTCGCCTGACTTCAGTGCGGTGTACAGAGCCTGCGGATCAACAATGGGACCGCGGGCAGTATTGATGAGCACCGCTGATTGTTTCATCTTCGCAAGCTGTTCCGTGCTGATAAGATGATGCGTCGCAGGTAGGTACGGGACATGCAGACTTACAAAATCGGATTCCTCTAACACCGTGTCAAATTCGGCGTATTCCAGACCAAGTTCCTGCTCAAGATCCTCTCGTCGAACGACGTCGTTGTAAAGCACGCGCATCGAGAATCCCTGACCGCGTCGGGCCATCTCGGTCCCGATCCGTCCCAATCCAATCAAGCCAAGCGTGGCGTGGTGGATGTCTTGCCCCATGAGCAAGAGCGGTCCCCACGTTTCCCATTTTCCGGCCTGAACGAACTCGTGGCTCTCGCGAATGCGTCGCGCTGCGGACATGAGCAACGTGAAGGCAAAGTCTGCCGTCGTGTCGGTGAGCACGCCGGGAGTATTGCTCGCCATGATGCCGCGTTTCGTGCACTCCGCGACATCGATGTTGTCAAAGCCCACGGCCATGTTGGCGAAAATCTTCGCGTTCTTCGCCACATCCAAAGTTTCAGCATCCACTTTCTCGGTCAGCAAGCATAGCACGGCGTCTTTGTCGGCAACTGCCTTCAAGAAGACATCGCGCGGCACGACGTCATCGCTATCCCAGATCTCCACGTCGCACGACTGCTGGAGGAGCTTGACTCCTGATTCCGGTATCCGGCGCGTGACATAGACTTTCGGCTGCATGGTATGTCTACTCTTTCTTGTTGCTCAGTCGAGTTTACAGTTGCGCCCAGGCGGCCTGGAAGGTCCGCTTGGCATTGGCCATGAGAGAGAGTGAATCCTCGCCGGGCGCGGGCTTCAGTTCGAACGTGCAGAGCGGTTTATCCGTTGGGA contains these protein-coding regions:
- a CDS encoding rod shape-determining protein encodes the protein MPLSSWRSSILGPFSSFLGLFSQDLGIDLGTANMLVYAKDRGVIVSEPSVVAMDMRTKRVLAVGAEAKRMVGRTPASIVAVRPLKDGVIADFETVETMLRYFIDRVHTSFQLVPRPRVIVGIPSGVTEVEKRAVQDAAINAGAREAYLIEEPMAAAIGAGLPVDEPAGNMIVDIGGGTTEVAVVSLGGIVVSRSVRVAGDEVDQTIIDYARQAYDLLIGERTAEETKIAVGSAYPLPDEQDKVYEMRGRDMLSGLPKTVTVTQAEMREAIAGPVSDIIEAVKVSVEETPPELLGDVVDRGIVLTGGGALLGGIDSRISEETLVPVVIAENALTCVALGTGACLDDIESYQKLFVSDSREYAHVTS
- a CDS encoding carbon-nitrogen hydrolase family protein, whose product is MFSSIKVAAISLRPKKWDKPANAAKMERLIRTAAAESPDVIVTIEGAFEGYVVYDVIEGRKSADEMLEIAEPLDGQYVARFRQLAGLLRVCLCFGFAERVGNEIYNTVVFIDHTGEICGSYHKSQFAEGTHSSWNFNRIGKRLRAFDTPFGRAGVLICNDRWNPLIARAIVLDGAQILYIPTYGNTSKAQNQAVLARARENGVPIVQANVGQNLAVNKGEMVAYQRGFDKITHATVDIPAAPSTTAARSLEQEYLTLQGPEMQRRYRETMAKLKEARVE
- the rodA gene encoding rod shape-determining protein RodA, whose product is MIAVRKWKLYDYWLTIAAIVLGAVGIVLIRSATLIESGMSVDVIKQTAFLGMGIVILVISPRLNYRWLGSLAWIGYGASVLMLAAVLVAGVSIGGSQRWFIIGPFSLQPSELAKIALIVVLAHYFSAGPHRVEDIRYFFGSIVITAIPAFLVYREPDLGTTLMFLGIWGAMVFMAGVPFRYIIAMSVGLLCAVFLQLIRVKEYMWERVTTFLDPSADPFGAGYNVLQARISVGAGELWGRGLFQGSQTQLEYLRVQHKDFVFAVLAEELGFVGSMLVLGLFVVILMRASLIATSSRDHFGQNIAVGVTTFLFLQTFVNVGMIIGLLPVTGIPLPFLSYGGSALLATFLGIGLLQSIAVHSQVKTYAMPPVFQVPARARLRLLPWKTQPAEESRGS
- a CDS encoding D-glycerate dehydrogenase yields the protein MQPKVYVTRRIPESGVKLLQQSCDVEIWDSDDVVPRDVFLKAVADKDAVLCLLTEKVDAETLDVAKNAKIFANMAVGFDNIDVAECTKRGIMASNTPGVLTDTTADFAFTLLMSAARRIRESHEFVQAGKWETWGPLLLMGQDIHHATLGLIGLGRIGTEMARRGQGFSMRVLYNDVVRREDLEQELGLEYAEFDTVLEESDFVSLHVPYLPATHHLISTEQLAKMKQSAVLINTARGPIVDPQALYTALKSGEIWAAGLDVTDPEPIPMDDPLLTLDNCLIAPHIASASFNTRSDMSELAANNILAAIAGDRPPTILNPEVIENS
- the mrdA gene encoding penicillin-binding protein 2, whose product is MAEEKRLLTRREAIRFYLLRIVLLGSFLALVARLWYIQIVRGPEYRNQAENNRLRVLSVKPFRGVIYDWNGQRVAINAPSFSVEARMIDLPRDETENVARRLARLLDMPAPTILELMAEGSSNPYQQTVLKRDVPRHVALVIEEENPYLPGISAVSRPIRKYADGDSVGHVLGYVGPIPHERREFYLNRGYERDDQVGIAGIESIYETELNGEKGQRNVEVNAYGRTVRVLRESPSQPGNNIVLGMDLDLQEAVTEMLHEGLVESGAPSGAVVALDVASGAVRALVSLPGFDNNLFARSISQDDYQRLANDPSRPLVNQTIAGLYPPASTFKLVSLAHWLENYNLDLEMRFECRGGLTLPGGWEFGCWKRSGHGFVNAYEALVRSCDVFFYTLVGGSPYTEFGGIGPEALAQAATSCGFGQVTGIDLPGELEGLMPTPERKQRIKNEPWFQGDSYNSAIGQGDVLSTPLQLANFTAAIANGGKLMYPRMAAEIQDANGEQVQPITRRLAHNLPYSAEVLALIRNAMRDVVVRGTAIRIASNPYGIAGKTGTAEYPGPRDENGYLPTHALFTGFAPFDVPEIAFAVVLYGAGEGSEFAAPIADKLTRFYFESAGKAQQ
- the mreC gene encoding rod shape-determining protein MreC; amino-acid sequence: MRDFNVQPQALALRLALLVIAAVLLVFLSRQGWLRPVENAVSFVAVPVQRALDSTTGAAAYVLGSFQETRNLREENAALRRDVENLFQEVVSLRGAKIENRTLREQLGYVQTTSEWDLLPAQVVGRDPTNLLDSIIIDRGSNGGLERGMVVVTHLGVVGKVTSVTSHWSKVQLITSPSMAVNAVVQGGPRRAFGIVYGTPDGLQMRYILQTEELSEHDLIVTSGVGGGYPKDFVLGKVVNVQQEDYEVFQTAVIEPYVDFSQLEYVMVVANFVPLPLEERDITGPNL
- the gltX gene encoding glutamate--tRNA ligase, translated to MGNSVRLRIAPSPTGNLHVGNARTALFNYLYARQTGGVFILRIDDTDAKRSTEADIEGVLSSFRWLGLDWDEGFAAGGEFGPYRQSERLPLYQGFTEKLLENGKAYRCWCTPEELDSLRKQAQRERRPFRYPQTCLHLSAAERAARERSGDSSVVRFHSPHEGTVEFVDLVRGEMKVAAEELDDLVIVRADGMPTYNFASVIDDSLMHISHVIRGADHLYNTHRQIPIARALGFDLPAYAHLPLLTNPDRTKLGKRSGAVLVGDYAKLGYLPEAVLNFLALLGWNPGDTQEVFSLSELAAAFSLERVNKANAVFELQKLIWLNGVYIRSLAIQDLTERSVPFLADAGLIEPDNVDMDYLREAVGLEQERLKNLAEAPSILDFFFAENVAPDPKSLIAKKQTPTASLGALKRVLEGLELLEKWDHEPIESCLRGLATELGWKAGQLFMPIRVAITGKTATPPLFETMVVLGRQRTLKRIDSAIGTLAATIGECA
- a CDS encoding Rid family detoxifying hydrolase codes for the protein MRVDRLYSPKGPRPAGTYSQAVRAGNLLFIAGQGPLDPQSGEIEGETLAEQCQITLQNIKNIVEGHGGDIRNVVKVNVYLADMDGFAEMDSVYKTFFGEYPPARTTVGVQMNDILIEVEATAVLDD
- the mreD gene encoding rod shape-determining protein MreD, with the protein product MNDVSRPAIVILMLVAAVVQTSVVWHFPLFGIVWLPMLQIVTFLALWYGPAGGAGWGFVGGLLLDVFSDAHWGLSALALTIAGFVGGFAISVVQPNRAVLAAVTAIWVIAVYFVLLGALLITFDHRFSFRDMLLEMALPTAILNALFAPLVVFVGFRFLEVASGSPGIRRR